The Immundisolibacter cernigliae genome has a window encoding:
- the plsX gene encoding phosphate acyltransferase PlsX, with protein sequence MSLVVAVDAMGGDHGPSVVVPAAIGFVRKHGDVRLILVGDEAAVRALLPADAATLAVDVHHASQVVDMDEAPAKALRGKKDSSMRVAIDLVAAGQAQACVSAGNTGALMATARFVLHMLPGIERPAIVRALPTQRGETYMLDLGANTECSAEQLCEFAVMGAVLVEALGKRQNPSVGLLNIGSEATKGTDTVQRAAELIRASGLNFHGYVEGDDIYAGTTDVVVCDGFVGNVALKTSEGLARMITQVLREEFSRTPLRRLGALASLPALRALRQRLDPRAYNGASLLGLPAPVIKSHGGTDVIGFTQAIAEAAAQARARVPQRIGERLADFLPQALTA encoded by the coding sequence TTGAGCCTGGTGGTTGCCGTGGACGCCATGGGGGGCGATCACGGCCCCTCGGTGGTGGTCCCGGCGGCGATCGGCTTTGTGCGCAAACACGGTGACGTGCGCCTGATCCTGGTTGGCGACGAGGCCGCCGTGCGTGCCCTGCTGCCGGCCGATGCCGCCACCCTGGCGGTGGATGTCCACCATGCCAGCCAGGTGGTCGACATGGACGAAGCGCCGGCCAAGGCGTTGCGCGGCAAGAAAGACTCCTCAATGCGTGTGGCCATCGATCTGGTCGCCGCCGGCCAGGCGCAGGCCTGCGTCAGCGCCGGCAACACCGGTGCACTGATGGCAACTGCCCGTTTCGTGCTGCACATGCTGCCCGGCATCGAGCGGCCGGCCATCGTGCGCGCCCTGCCCACGCAGCGGGGCGAAACCTACATGCTGGACCTGGGCGCCAATACCGAGTGCAGCGCCGAGCAACTGTGCGAGTTCGCAGTGATGGGCGCGGTGCTGGTCGAGGCGCTCGGCAAGCGCCAGAACCCCAGCGTGGGACTGCTGAACATCGGCAGCGAGGCCACCAAGGGCACCGACACCGTGCAGCGCGCAGCCGAACTGATCCGTGCCAGCGGCCTCAACTTCCACGGCTACGTCGAAGGCGACGATATCTATGCCGGCACCACCGATGTGGTGGTGTGTGACGGCTTCGTCGGCAACGTGGCGCTCAAGACCAGCGAGGGTCTGGCGCGCATGATCACCCAGGTGCTGCGTGAGGAATTCAGCCGCACGCCGCTACGCCGGCTCGGCGCCTTGGCCTCGCTGCCGGCCCTGCGCGCGCTGCGTCAGCGGCTGGACCCGCGCGCCTACAACGGCGCCAGCCTGCTTGGCCTGCCGGCACCGGTCATCAAGAGTCACGGCGGCACGGATGTGATCGGCTTCACTCAGGCCATCGCCGAAGCCGCCGCCCAGGCCAGGGCGCGGGTGCCCCAGCGCATCGGCGAGCGCCTGGCAGATTTCCTACCCCAGGCGCTGACCGCGTGA
- a CDS encoding ribonuclease E/G: MKRILFNARQSEELRVAIVDGQHLFDLDIESPNRNQKKGNIYRAIVRRVEPSLEAAFVDYGGTRHGFLPLKEVAATYLQGPNGEPGARQLREGQEVTIQVEKEERGTKGAALTTHVSLAGRYLVLMPCSPDAGGVSRKIEGDDRAELKDLLGQLQLPANMGVIVRTVAAERSLAELQWDLDHLVELWNAIDAASTGKSAPFLIYQENNVVARVIRDYFRDDIGEVLIDDEATYEEARALMQQLMPQSLPKLKLYQDKVPLFTRYQIEHQIETAHRREVPLRSGGALVVDHTEALTAIDINSARSTGGSDIEETATNTNLEACDEIGRQLRLRDLGGLIVIDFIDMMKSSNQRAVEDRLREAVKHDRARIQLGKLSRFGLLEMSRQRLRPSLKETSHITCPRCEGQGTIRSVESTALHVLRLLEEESLKERTGRLAVQVPVAVATYLFNEKRDAVSELGQRLGVNPIILPNPALETPHYELDRTRVQDLNKRLLDTPSHELALTVPAPEAAAAPAAIVAQPAAVQRLVRSAPPPSPVEATVAAAPQPQAGLFTRLWRSLVGYQPPVSVEQAPQRHPRNRPPRPELPTTRAERDARPDRGRQGGNAQRPQAPAAPRNQPAVRDGQRDSQRDSSMPRDTHRDPAARDGQREPREGKSGRSRGRRGGQRGQGQGGAEPRNNVPDAQARPVSPVAPEPREPVAVQPEWGTNIPSAPIAVVVPAVVAPAFEVSRDVQFDTPVFEPAMSPPVTDYAPLAAELQPPEHVPWAPVTPIEPPPAQESPQSGWEPDPPPEPAFEPPAPVPSQVPASSPFMQVETVVAPAAQDKDAHAG; this comes from the coding sequence ATGAAACGAATTCTGTTCAACGCCCGCCAGTCGGAAGAGCTGCGGGTGGCCATCGTCGATGGCCAACACCTGTTTGACCTCGATATCGAATCGCCGAACCGCAACCAGAAAAAGGGCAACATCTACCGCGCCATCGTGCGCCGCGTCGAGCCGAGTCTGGAAGCGGCCTTCGTCGACTATGGCGGCACCCGCCACGGCTTTCTGCCGCTGAAGGAAGTCGCTGCGACCTATCTGCAGGGCCCGAACGGCGAACCGGGCGCCCGCCAACTGCGCGAAGGCCAGGAAGTCACCATCCAGGTCGAGAAGGAAGAGCGCGGCACCAAGGGCGCGGCCCTGACCACGCATGTCAGCCTGGCCGGCCGCTATCTGGTGCTGATGCCGTGCAGTCCGGACGCCGGCGGCGTGTCGCGCAAGATCGAGGGCGATGACCGGGCGGAACTCAAAGACCTGCTGGGGCAACTGCAACTGCCGGCCAACATGGGCGTCATCGTGCGCACGGTGGCCGCCGAGCGCAGCCTGGCCGAGCTGCAGTGGGATCTGGACCACCTGGTCGAGCTGTGGAACGCCATCGATGCGGCCAGCACCGGCAAGTCCGCCCCGTTCCTGATCTACCAGGAAAACAACGTCGTGGCGCGGGTCATCCGTGACTACTTCCGGGATGACATCGGCGAAGTGCTGATCGACGACGAGGCCACCTACGAGGAGGCCCGCGCGCTGATGCAGCAGCTGATGCCGCAAAGCCTGCCCAAGCTGAAGCTGTACCAGGACAAGGTGCCGCTGTTCACGCGCTACCAGATCGAGCACCAGATCGAGACCGCGCACCGGCGCGAGGTGCCGCTGCGCTCCGGCGGTGCGCTGGTGGTCGACCATACCGAGGCGTTGACCGCCATCGACATCAACTCGGCGCGCTCCACGGGCGGCAGCGACATCGAGGAGACGGCCACCAACACCAATCTGGAAGCCTGCGACGAGATCGGCCGCCAGCTTCGGCTGCGCGATCTGGGCGGGCTGATCGTGATCGACTTCATCGACATGATGAAAAGCAGCAACCAGCGGGCGGTGGAAGACCGCCTGCGGGAGGCGGTCAAGCACGACCGGGCGCGCATCCAGCTGGGCAAGCTGTCGCGCTTCGGGCTGCTCGAAATGTCGCGCCAGCGCCTGCGTCCCTCGCTGAAGGAAACCAGCCACATCACCTGCCCGCGCTGCGAGGGCCAGGGCACCATCCGCAGCGTGGAGTCGACCGCCCTGCACGTGCTGCGCCTGCTGGAGGAAGAATCCCTCAAGGAGCGCACCGGTCGCCTGGCGGTGCAGGTGCCGGTGGCGGTGGCGACCTATCTGTTCAACGAAAAGCGTGACGCGGTGTCCGAGCTGGGTCAGCGCCTGGGCGTGAACCCCATCATCCTGCCCAACCCGGCGCTCGAAACCCCGCATTACGAGCTCGACCGCACGCGCGTGCAGGACCTGAACAAGCGCCTGCTGGATACGCCCAGCCATGAACTGGCGCTGACCGTGCCGGCGCCGGAAGCGGCTGCCGCACCGGCGGCGATCGTGGCGCAGCCGGCGGCCGTGCAGCGCCTGGTGCGCAGCGCGCCGCCGCCAAGTCCGGTTGAGGCAACTGTAGCGGCGGCGCCACAGCCGCAGGCTGGCCTGTTCACCCGCCTGTGGCGCAGTCTGGTTGGCTATCAGCCGCCCGTGTCGGTGGAGCAGGCCCCGCAGCGTCATCCGCGAAACCGTCCGCCGCGCCCTGAACTACCCACGACTCGTGCGGAGCGGGACGCCCGCCCGGACCGCGGCCGCCAGGGCGGCAACGCGCAGCGGCCTCAGGCGCCAGCGGCGCCGCGCAACCAGCCGGCTGTGCGCGATGGCCAACGCGACAGCCAGCGTGATTCGTCCATGCCCCGCGACACGCATCGCGATCCGGCGGCCCGCGATGGTCAACGGGAGCCGCGCGAGGGTAAATCCGGTCGCAGCCGTGGCCGCCGCGGGGGTCAACGCGGACAGGGCCAGGGTGGCGCCGAGCCCAGGAACAACGTCCCTGACGCGCAGGCGCGCCCTGTGTCGCCGGTCGCGCCCGAGCCGCGCGAACCGGTCGCCGTCCAACCCGAATGGGGTACGAATATCCCGTCGGCGCCGATTGCCGTTGTGGTGCCTGCAGTCGTTGCCCCGGCGTTTGAGGTGAGCCGGGACGTCCAGTTCGACACGCCGGTTTTCGAGCCAGCGATGTCGCCGCCGGTAACCGACTACGCACCGTTGGCTGCGGAACTCCAGCCGCCGGAGCACGTGCCCTGGGCGCCGGTAACGCCCATCGAGCCGCCGCCGGCTCAGGAAAGCCCGCAGTCCGGGTGGGAGCCCGACCCGCCGCCCGAACCGGCCTTCGAGCCGCCGGCGCCGGTGCCGTCGCAGGTTCCTGCGAGCAGTCCGTTCATGCAGGTCGAGACGGTCGTTGCGCCGGCCGCACAGGACAAGGACGCGCACGCGGGCTGA
- the rpmF gene encoding 50S ribosomal protein L32 → MAVAQDHKSRSKRGMRRSHDALKPPTLSVEPTTGEIHRRHHVSPTGYYRGRKVIDTGKGE, encoded by the coding sequence ATGGCCGTTGCACAGGACCACAAGAGCCGCTCCAAGCGCGGCATGCGCCGCTCGCACGACGCGCTCAAACCGCCCACGCTGTCGGTAGAGCCGACCACTGGCGAAATCCATCGCCGGCATCACGTCAGCCCGACCGGCTACTACCGCGGCCGCAAGGTCATCGACACCGGCAAGGGCGAGTAA
- a CDS encoding YceD family protein, whose protein sequence is MERLCEGLEDTAGEVEITLAGQVLPGGRLVLAGSAACAVTVRCQRCLEPFMLHLEAPIQLGVLTHEGALAKLPAGYEPLICPAGQELSVAQLIEDELLLVLPDYPHHADGMCGATAVPAQQAGERRPFAALASLRKNDPPGGHDD, encoded by the coding sequence ATGGAGCGGCTCTGCGAAGGCCTCGAAGACACCGCCGGCGAAGTTGAAATAACGCTTGCCGGACAAGTGCTTCCAGGTGGACGACTGGTACTGGCCGGCAGCGCCGCGTGCGCGGTGACCGTGCGCTGCCAGCGCTGCCTCGAGCCATTCATGCTGCACCTCGAGGCCCCGATTCAGCTTGGCGTGCTGACCCATGAGGGGGCGCTGGCGAAGCTGCCGGCCGGCTATGAGCCGCTGATCTGCCCTGCTGGGCAGGAACTGTCCGTGGCGCAGTTGATAGAGGACGAATTGTTGCTGGTTCTGCCGGATTACCCGCACCATGCCGACGGCATGTGCGGCGCCACGGCGGTACCGGCGCAGCAGGCGGGGGAGCGGCGGCCGTTCGCGGCGCTTGCATCCCTCAGGAAAAACGACCCGCCCGGCGGGCATGACGACTGA
- a CDS encoding RluA family pseudouridine synthase, which translates to MNVADDQAGQRVDNFLMARFRGLPRSRVYRLLRRGEVRVNGGRIGPEHRLQAGDRVRLPPVDLPPPRPPGEAPDHQLRELTGSILFENERLLVLDKPAGLACHGGSGVSFGVIEALRQLRPNQPFFELVHRLDRDTSGCLLIAKRRSTLRALHEQLRSGAVGKRYLALLVGQFPGRRQRVDAALDRYERGGERLVRVAADGKPAQTVFHLRERFAGASLVEAELLSGRTHQIRVHAQYLGCPVAGDPKYGDPAAEAALGAIGLKRLFLHAAKIELAPLDDDTPQVFEAPLPAALEAVLERLRDTQTT; encoded by the coding sequence GTGAACGTTGCCGATGACCAGGCCGGGCAGCGGGTCGACAACTTCCTGATGGCGCGCTTTCGCGGCCTGCCGCGCAGCCGGGTGTATCGCCTGCTGCGCCGCGGCGAGGTGCGCGTCAACGGCGGTCGCATCGGCCCGGAACACCGACTGCAGGCCGGCGACCGGGTGCGCCTGCCGCCGGTCGACCTGCCGCCGCCCCGGCCGCCCGGGGAAGCGCCCGACCATCAGCTGCGCGAGCTGACCGGCAGCATCCTGTTCGAGAACGAGCGCCTGCTGGTGCTGGACAAACCCGCCGGCCTGGCCTGTCACGGCGGCAGCGGGGTCAGCTTTGGCGTGATCGAGGCGCTGCGGCAACTGCGGCCCAATCAGCCGTTCTTCGAGCTGGTGCATCGCCTGGACCGGGACACCTCGGGCTGTCTGCTGATCGCCAAGCGGCGCAGCACCCTGCGCGCCCTGCATGAGCAGCTGCGCAGCGGCGCCGTCGGCAAGCGGTACCTGGCGCTGCTGGTGGGCCAGTTCCCGGGCCGTCGCCAGCGCGTGGATGCGGCGCTCGACCGCTACGAGCGCGGTGGCGAGCGGCTGGTGCGCGTGGCTGCCGACGGCAAGCCGGCACAAACGGTGTTTCACCTGCGCGAGCGGTTTGCCGGCGCCAGCCTGGTCGAGGCCGAATTGCTGTCCGGGCGCACGCACCAGATACGCGTGCACGCCCAGTACCTGGGCTGCCCCGTGGCCGGCGATCCGAAGTACGGCGACCCGGCGGCCGAAGCAGCGCTGGGCGCGATCGGCCTGAAACGGCTGTTCCTGCACGCGGCCAAGATTGAACTGGCGCCGCTGGACGACGACACGCCGCAGGTCTTCGAAGCACCCCTGCCGGCGGCGCTCGAAGCCGTGCTCGAGCGCCTGCGCGATACTCAAACCACCTAG
- a CDS encoding S49 family peptidase, with protein MNDDTNPTAWERGVLERLLRDTLTEQRRARRWRIFFRLLSVLLVLLVLGLFRADVGVPQVASRHTALVQLNGIIAPGTDANADIIIESLRKAYENTQVAGVVLRIDSPGGSPVQAGRINAEIRRLRELHPKVPLYAVIDDICASGGYYVAVAADRIYADKASVVGSIGVLMNGFGFVDAMQKLGIERRLLTAGDHKGFLDPFSPQSPEDADHARELLQAIHSQFIEVVKDGRGARLKDDPRLFSGLVWTGDQGIELGLVDALGDTDSVAREVFKADKVVDYTVRPAYFEKLIRSAGGEAASSLLDALSDGLRWR; from the coding sequence ATGAACGACGACACCAACCCTACCGCCTGGGAACGCGGCGTGCTCGAACGCCTGTTGCGGGACACGCTGACCGAACAGCGCCGCGCCCGCCGCTGGCGCATCTTCTTTCGCCTGCTGTCGGTGTTGCTGGTGCTGCTGGTGCTGGGGCTGTTTCGCGCCGACGTGGGCGTGCCACAGGTCGCCAGTCGCCACACCGCGCTGGTGCAGCTGAACGGCATCATCGCACCCGGCACGGACGCCAATGCCGACATCATCATAGAGTCCCTGCGCAAGGCCTACGAGAACACGCAGGTGGCCGGCGTGGTGCTGCGCATCGACAGCCCCGGCGGCAGCCCGGTGCAGGCCGGGCGCATCAATGCCGAAATCCGGCGCCTGCGCGAGCTGCACCCGAAGGTGCCGCTGTACGCCGTGATCGACGACATATGCGCCTCGGGCGGCTACTACGTCGCCGTCGCCGCGGACAGGATTTACGCCGACAAGGCCAGCGTGGTGGGCTCGATCGGCGTCCTGATGAACGGCTTCGGCTTCGTCGACGCCATGCAGAAACTGGGCATCGAGCGGCGCCTTCTGACCGCCGGCGACCACAAGGGCTTCCTGGACCCGTTCTCGCCGCAGAGCCCCGAGGACGCCGACCACGCCCGCGAGTTGCTGCAGGCCATCCACAGCCAGTTCATCGAGGTCGTGAAAGACGGCCGCGGGGCGCGCCTGAAGGACGATCCGCGTCTGTTCAGCGGGCTGGTGTGGACTGGCGACCAGGGCATCGAACTGGGGCTGGTCGATGCCCTGGGCGACACCGATTCGGTGGCGCGCGAGGTATTCAAGGCCGACAAGGTGGTCGACTACACCGTGCGTCCGGCCTACTTCGAGAAGCTCATCCGCAGTGCCGGCGGCGAGGCGGCCAGCAGTCTGCTTGACGCGCTGTCGGACGGCCTGCGCTGGCGCTGA
- a CDS encoding YajQ family cyclic di-GMP-binding protein, translating to MPSFDVVSKADLHEVANAVDQTNRELTTRFDFKDSGARVTLKEEVMTAEAPNRFQIEQLLEVLRMRMAKRGVDLKSLDYGKVQEVGQRATQTITVRQGIDADHARKLVKLIKDAKLRVQTAIQGDELRVSGKNRDDLQTVIALLRKQEDFDLPLQFVNFRD from the coding sequence ATGCCGTCATTCGACGTCGTTTCAAAGGCCGACCTGCATGAGGTCGCCAACGCGGTCGACCAGACCAACCGCGAGCTGACCACGCGCTTCGATTTCAAGGACTCCGGCGCCAGGGTCACGCTCAAGGAGGAGGTCATGACCGCCGAGGCACCCAACCGCTTCCAGATCGAGCAATTGCTGGAGGTGCTGCGCATGCGCATGGCCAAGCGCGGCGTGGACCTCAAGTCGCTCGATTACGGCAAGGTGCAGGAAGTCGGCCAGCGGGCGACGCAGACCATAACCGTGCGCCAGGGCATCGACGCCGACCACGCCCGCAAACTGGTGAAGCTGATCAAGGACGCCAAGCTGAGGGTGCAGACCGCCATCCAGGGCGACGAGCTGCGCGTGTCCGGCAAGAATCGCGATGACCTGCAGACCGTCATTGCCCTGCTGCGCAAGCAGGAAGACTTCGACCTGCCGCTGCAGTTCGTGAATTTTCGCGATTGA
- a CDS encoding Maf family protein: MPVTHPPLVLASTSPTRRELLGRLGLPFEVHAPQVDETALPDEAPTALALRLARAKAEAAAAQFPGHLIIGSDQVAVVGGRVLGKPGDRARAAEQLTLSSGQVMVFQTAVCLLSSITGEVAMRLVPFDVELRRLSSADIEHYLDREQPFGCAGSLRSEGLGVTLCRRMSGDDPTALLGLPLIALCELLRDQGLALP, translated from the coding sequence ATGCCCGTCACACACCCGCCCCTGGTTCTGGCCTCGACCTCACCCACGCGCCGCGAGCTGCTCGGGCGCCTGGGGCTGCCTTTCGAAGTCCACGCGCCGCAGGTCGACGAGACGGCGCTGCCCGATGAGGCGCCAACGGCGCTCGCGCTTCGCCTGGCCAGGGCCAAGGCCGAGGCCGCGGCGGCGCAGTTCCCGGGCCACCTGATCATCGGTTCCGACCAGGTGGCCGTGGTCGGTGGGCGGGTGCTGGGCAAGCCCGGCGACCGGGCGCGGGCGGCCGAGCAACTGACGCTGTCGTCGGGCCAGGTGATGGTGTTTCAGACCGCCGTGTGCCTGCTGAGCAGCATCACGGGCGAGGTCGCGATGCGACTGGTGCCGTTTGATGTGGAGCTGCGCCGGCTAAGCTCGGCCGACATCGAACACTACCTCGACCGCGAGCAGCCCTTCGGCTGCGCCGGCTCGCTGCGCTCGGAAGGCCTGGGCGTCACCCTGTGCCGGCGCATGAGCGGCGATGACCCGACCGCGCTGCTGGGCCTGCCGCTGATCGCACTGTGTGAGCTGTTGCGGGATCAGGGCCTTGCGCTGCCCTGA
- a CDS encoding PA4780 family RIO1-like protein kinase produces MKVPPQLLPLLEDGLIDAVVRPLRSGKEAAVFVVRCGEELRCAKVYKDAQQRGFRQAVAYQEGRKARNSRQMRAMEKRSRYGRREAETAWHSAEVDALYRLAAAGVRVPQPYGLFDGVLLMELITDPAGDAAPRLGDLPLTAEEALDCHARLLADVVRMLCAGMVHGDLSEFNVLLTADGPVIIDLPQVVDATANNSARALLERDVSNLGEYLGRFAPQLQGRAYGPEIWQLYAAGTLHPDSVLTGHVEADTTPANVGDVMREIEAARLEAELRQAGREAAAQR; encoded by the coding sequence GTGAAAGTCCCGCCGCAGCTGCTGCCCCTGCTCGAAGACGGCCTGATCGACGCCGTCGTGCGTCCGCTGCGCAGCGGCAAGGAAGCGGCTGTGTTCGTGGTGCGCTGCGGTGAGGAGCTGCGCTGCGCGAAGGTCTACAAGGATGCCCAGCAGCGCGGCTTTCGTCAGGCCGTGGCGTACCAGGAAGGCCGCAAGGCCCGCAACAGCCGGCAGATGCGGGCCATGGAAAAGCGCAGCCGCTACGGCCGCCGCGAAGCGGAAACCGCCTGGCACAGCGCCGAGGTCGACGCGCTGTACCGGCTGGCCGCGGCCGGCGTTCGGGTGCCCCAGCCGTATGGACTGTTCGACGGCGTGCTGCTGATGGAGCTGATCACCGACCCGGCCGGCGACGCCGCGCCGCGCCTGGGCGATCTGCCCCTGACGGCCGAGGAGGCGCTCGATTGCCACGCGCGGCTGCTGGCCGACGTGGTGCGGATGCTGTGCGCCGGCATGGTGCATGGCGATCTGTCGGAGTTCAACGTGCTGCTGACGGCCGACGGGCCGGTCATCATCGACCTCCCGCAGGTGGTCGATGCCACCGCCAACAACAGCGCCCGCGCCCTGCTGGAGCGGGACGTGAGCAATCTTGGTGAGTACCTGGGCCGTTTCGCGCCGCAGCTGCAGGGGCGGGCCTATGGGCCAGAGATCTGGCAGCTGTACGCGGCCGGCACCTTGCACCCGGACAGCGTATTGACCGGCCACGTGGAGGCCGACACTACGCCGGCCAATGTGGGCGATGTGATGCGCGAGATCGAAGCGGCGCGCCTTGAAGCCGAGTTGCGCCAGGCCGGCCGCGAGGCGGCTGCCCAGCGTTAG
- the glgX gene encoding glycogen debranching protein GlgX → MTAPLDRPRVWPGQPYPLGAHWDGRGVNFALFSLHAEKVELCLFDGTGARQTARVALPEYTDEVWHGYLPDLRPGQLYGYRVYGPYEPEHGHRFNHHKLLIDPYARLLHGAVRWHDALYGYRVGDARGDLSFDTRDSARYVPKCVVVDDAADAHHWRRPRTPWRRSVIYEMHAGGYTRRHPQVPDALRGSFRGLAEPAPVAYLADLGVTAVELLPVHAHLDERRLVDAGLSNYWGYNSIGFFAPDNRFLTRPDPGEFRLLARTLHDAGIELLLDVVYNHTGEGSELGPTLSFRGIDNASYYHLNPQAPRHTRDFTGCGNSLNLAQPRVLQLVLDSLRYWVQQMGVDGFRFDLATTLAREGSDGGFDPGSGFFDAVRQDPVLAGIKLIAEPWDLGPGGYRLGGFPAGWGEWNDQYRDTVRAFWRGDAGQVATLASRLTGSSDIFPNHGRRPTASINFITAHDGFTLRDLVSFEHKHNAANGEQNRDGTDNNLSWNCGVEGPSDDPVIEALRQQQMRNLLATLLLSQGTPMLLAGDEFGHTQGGNNNAYCQDNAISWPNWTQLEQEDGAALQRYLRRLLKLRERHGVFRRDRFFSGRSITASGHKDIVWLNADGSEKADHDWQAEPHLLACVLDGEAGVEHLGPQGQSRRDDSYLVILHAGAEAVVFHMPPAGLGASWRRVFDTCATDGRGDGLSLSAGGECSLPPRCVQVFERLGEP, encoded by the coding sequence ATGACTGCACCGCTCGATCGTCCCCGCGTGTGGCCCGGCCAGCCCTATCCACTCGGCGCGCACTGGGACGGCCGCGGCGTGAATTTCGCCCTGTTTTCGCTGCACGCGGAAAAGGTCGAGCTGTGCCTGTTCGACGGCACCGGCGCGCGACAGACAGCGCGCGTGGCGCTGCCCGAATACACCGACGAGGTCTGGCACGGCTACCTGCCGGACCTGCGCCCCGGCCAGTTGTATGGCTATCGCGTGTACGGGCCGTATGAGCCCGAGCATGGTCACCGCTTCAATCACCACAAGCTGCTGATCGATCCCTACGCCCGCCTGCTGCACGGCGCCGTGCGCTGGCACGACGCGCTGTACGGCTACCGGGTGGGCGATGCGCGCGGCGACCTGTCCTTCGACACCCGCGACAGCGCCCGTTATGTTCCAAAGTGCGTGGTGGTCGACGACGCAGCGGACGCGCACCACTGGCGCCGGCCCCGCACGCCGTGGCGGCGCAGCGTGATCTACGAGATGCACGCCGGCGGCTACACGCGCCGCCATCCGCAGGTGCCGGATGCCCTGCGCGGCAGTTTTCGGGGTCTCGCCGAGCCGGCGCCGGTCGCGTACCTGGCCGATCTTGGCGTGACCGCGGTCGAGTTGCTGCCGGTCCATGCGCACCTGGACGAGCGGCGCCTGGTCGATGCGGGCCTCAGTAACTACTGGGGCTACAACTCGATTGGCTTTTTTGCCCCGGACAACCGCTTCCTGACCCGGCCGGACCCGGGCGAATTTCGCCTGCTGGCGCGCACGCTGCACGATGCGGGCATCGAACTGCTGCTGGACGTGGTCTACAACCACACCGGCGAGGGCAGCGAGCTGGGGCCGACGCTCAGTTTCCGCGGCATCGACAACGCCAGTTACTACCACCTGAATCCGCAGGCGCCGCGCCACACGCGGGACTTCACAGGCTGCGGCAACAGCCTGAACCTGGCCCAGCCGCGGGTGCTGCAACTGGTGCTCGACTCGCTGCGCTACTGGGTGCAGCAGATGGGCGTGGATGGCTTTCGCTTCGACCTGGCCACCACCCTGGCGCGCGAGGGCTCGGACGGCGGTTTCGATCCGGGCAGCGGTTTTTTCGATGCCGTGCGCCAGGATCCGGTGCTGGCCGGCATCAAGCTGATCGCCGAACCCTGGGATCTGGGGCCGGGCGGCTACCGGCTGGGCGGCTTCCCGGCCGGCTGGGGCGAATGGAACGACCAATACCGTGACACCGTGCGCGCCTTCTGGCGTGGCGATGCCGGCCAGGTGGCGACGCTGGCCTCGCGTCTGACAGGCTCCAGCGACATTTTCCCCAATCACGGCCGCCGGCCGACCGCCAGCATCAATTTCATCACTGCCCACGACGGCTTCACGCTGCGCGACCTGGTGTCCTTCGAGCACAAGCACAACGCTGCCAACGGCGAGCAAAACCGCGACGGCACCGATAACAACCTCAGCTGGAACTGCGGCGTGGAGGGGCCGAGCGACGATCCGGTCATCGAGGCGCTGCGTCAGCAGCAGATGCGAAATCTGCTGGCGACGCTGCTGCTGTCGCAGGGTACGCCGATGCTGCTGGCCGGCGACGAGTTCGGCCACACGCAGGGCGGCAACAACAACGCCTACTGCCAGGACAACGCCATCAGTTGGCCGAACTGGACGCAGCTGGAGCAGGAGGATGGGGCCGCCCTGCAGCGCTACCTGCGCCGCCTGCTCAAGCTGCGCGAGCGCCATGGCGTGTTTCGCCGCGACCGCTTTTTCAGCGGGCGATCGATCACCGCCAGCGGCCACAAGGACATCGTGTGGCTGAACGCCGACGGCAGCGAAAAAGCCGACCACGACTGGCAGGCCGAGCCGCACCTGCTGGCCTGCGTGCTGGACGGTGAGGCGGGCGTGGAGCACCTGGGGCCGCAGGGTCAGTCGCGGCGCGACGACAGTTATCTGGTCATCCTGCATGCGGGTGCCGAGGCGGT